Part of the Fusarium musae strain F31 chromosome 3, whole genome shotgun sequence genome, TCGTTCAAAATTGCGATAACTCACCGGAACGCAAGAATGCCAAAACCAGCGATCATGGCAGTGCATGCGAAAGCGCCCTGGCACTTGGCGTAGACATCGCCGAGAGCAGTGAAGATATCCTCCGAGTTGGCGCGAGTCTTGCCGAGCTGCTGGAGGCCGTGGGcgaagatgttgaggctATTGGTACAGATCAGTCATCGTGGTTCGAATAAGCGCGAGCTTCGATTACGCACAGGAGCTCCGAGTCGGAATCGGAGTTGACGTGTCGGTGGGCTTCCTCGTCGAGGAACTTGCGGAGGTATTCGGTGTTGACGAGGTTACCGTTGACGCTCATGGAGATACCGAAAGGGGCGTTGACATAGAAAGGTTGAGCTTCGGAGCTGTAGTCGCATTTTCGGTCAGTGGTGTACGAGATTGGGTGCCCAGTAACACATACGCAGAAGCAGTTCCCATGGTAGGGTAACGAACATGGCCCAGGCCTATGGAGAGTCAGTCTCTGTGTAATCTGTGCATCGCATTGCCATACCCATGTAACCGGGGAGATGCTCAAGTCGTCGGCCATCAGAAAAGACCTTGCTGGCCATACCGAGACCCTTGCATTGAGAAACCCGTCCACCCTGGCAGACAGCGATACCTGCAGCATCTTGTCCACGCTACAGATGGTTAATATCTGTAGATATCGAATTTCGGGATTCGGGATATTCGCGATGGGGGACTAACATGTTGGAGATAATACAATGTCTCGTGGAGATCAATGGCAGCGGAGGTAGCCTCCTGGTCACCCAGCTATCAAAGAATGTCAGTACATTGTATGTGATATTATTTTGTATTCCATTTCTTCAACTCTTTTGGTAGCACTTCCGTCTCAAGTCCGAGCACAGGCAAGGGTCTCTTTTTTCTATGAGCGCGGGGGAGGGGCAATAAGagagaagagcagaagaGAGTAGACTCACCAAAATGGCCGAAACACCACACATGTTGAATATCGTGTCACGGAAATAGTTCGtggagaggttgaagaggaatCGAGTGTTCTTACACCCAAACAAGAGTTAGACCTGTATCAGTTTGTTTGTGAAACCTACGGGAAAATTTTTCTCTTCTGGTCACGACGATATCGGTCATTTTTTTTGGGCGACCACAAATCTTTTGGCGGGGTATTGTATTGGCTGAGGCGGGCCGGACAATGATCCGCAGTGGTGGGGTCCCCCAAAATATGCCGTTTCTCTACTCTGTACTCCGTGTTAGTGGCAGTTGAACTCAATATCAAATCACGATGTCAAGATATCTCTTCATTTCTTCGTCATTTCGTCGTTATTGCAGAAGACTAGACATCATCCAGTGTAATACATATTCTAAAACACATAATTACGACTAAAGTATCGATAATTGGCTCAAGCTGCAATCCGACTTGATCCATCAAACATGCCCAAACCGTGTAAGTGGAAGCCAAGATACCGATAGCAACAGATAACAGACTATCGAAACTTCATGGAACATTAATCCCGCATTTCGAAGTTCTCGTGTCAACTGACCACTTGAATGTAACATTGGCTCGTTTTTACAACTAATAAGCTTCACCGCGGTTGGGTCTATTCATTGAGCATGTGGGGTATCCTTCTTAATATCAGTTTATGACATCTGTGGTGCAATTCCGAATCTGCCACCTCTGAAATATCTACTTATTCCAGTTCTATGCAAAGCACAGTTTCAGCACGAAAGGCTCTCTAAGTGAATAAAAGAACTTTAGTGCAAACAACTTTGATTTCTTTATACGCAATATGGAGACGGTGCAGAAACCAGAGGAGCCCACATAGCACGGGACTCTCGGAAGACGGCAACAAATACCAGTTTGGTCACCGGCTACAAGGAGTCATTTTCTGCAAACTGTCTGATTAATTTATAAGCAATACTCTCaattaattttctttaattgATGAGCCGGTTTCCTCTACATTTCCACAATTAGGCATAAGCAACATCAGCATTTTGAATGATTACAAGACTACTAAGACATGTATGTGTATGTATATAAGTAGTACTTAGGTAGTATACATAACCCCAAGGTTTTGAGTATTAACAACCTTTGatacataggtaggtatctacCGGGAGGAGTACTAAATGAACCAAGCATCTCAGTCGTCAGATAAATAGtctaagcttttaatattttttattctCCTTGTTGCCGCTTGTCTTGCATCCATGTCGATTTCATGTAATCAATCTTACACTGGACAAGGGTTGATCTGTTTGTATGACGCAATCCCCCAGCCAGTTTACCAATCATCCACAAATGATAAAGTTTCCCACATTGCCAATCCTCTTCCTATATTTCCGCAGTACCCCATACTCTGCTGGTTTTAAACCCAAACCAAGAGTCTCCTAGTTATGTTCTTTTGATGAAATTGTCACAATTATAAACTTCAACTCAGCTGCCGTCTTTAACAAGCGAGGAATCACCTCACAAGCCCCGTTGGCTCAGTGGTAAAGCGTATCACTAGTAATGATAAGATCACTGGTTCGATTCCAGTACGGGGCACGTGATTCAACGAGTTTCATTTTTTTGTCGATCTGATAAGTATCCTTTTTCGTGGTCGCGATGGCTTCTGTGGTGTCGAGGCAGCTGTTTCCATTTTTAGTAGTGGCCTTGCTTGCTTACTTTCTTGCACGTGGCGCATCGGGAGCACCTGCCTTGGTGAACCCTGAGTTTTGTATAGGTAGTTATGCAGTATTTCTCTTGCCGACTGAATCTGATCGACAGGGagtatactttaatagtagcgcgatagataatataaaatcaTCGCATGTTGCACATGCAGACAGAGCCCCATGTCTGcgtatattaattaatactgtCTTAAACATCTGCAGCAAATTACATAAGGTGCTTCCCCAGAGAGTGACTTAATCTCAGAAGTCAACTCCTGACTGGTGATAGCATATTAAAGCGCAAACGCTCTTAAATTATCTTCTGTCTCATGTTGTTGAATTACATTCTGCAATCAGATCGAGATACTGACAAGTGCTTGCATATATGACATCATCCCGCATAAACCTTAAATCCAATAAGCGCGCGTGCCGTCCCGCAGTTATTACACAACGCCAAAAAGTCAACGTACCTCAGTCAAGCTCCCAAGATAAACTTAGCGACAAGACTGAAGAAAAATTAAGGTGCTTTAACGCGCCTAGTGATCATGTGTTGCCCCGTACTGGAATCGAACCAGTGATCTTATCATTACTAGTGATACGCTTTACCACTGAGCCAACGGGGCTTGTCTTACGAGCCTTAGAGTGAAGTCTAAGAACCTCCAGGGCGAACAGGATCGCGGAATACTCGTAGGTACTTGAGTCCACTGAACTCCGCATAGTAGTCTTTAAGTTATTGAGCCAGGTAGAGGGCTCAGGCCTGGCAGTCCCTGCGGAGTTCAGTATGCTATAGCAAAACCATTTTAGTAAATCCAGAGTGTAGGAAAGCCAATTGGCTCGAAACCTTATATTCATTCGTCACACAGCTGGTGCTGCTATGTTACAAACATCTCGAAATCAGCAGTCgttataataaatctatcCCCATAAATAAACCCTCAATTCTATATGCCCAAATCAAAAATGTTTCGTCTCGTCTGCTGCCTTTGGCGCTTCACTCCCCGCAATCTCTTCGTCATATGATGGAGTTCTCGAGTTATAAGCGACTCGAATATCatcgatctcatcaccaacctccATCCATCGATCGCTGGTCGCTGGCACTGGTGAGATTCTGCATAGGGCCCAGTACATCGCCGATGCAACGATGAAACCACAGAAGTAGTTGAGCTGATAGATATAGATCGCGCCCTGTGGAACGTTCTTGGCGCCAACAGCATCGGCGAAACCGACTACGTTGATGACAATTCCGGCGATGTAAGCAAGATAGCCACGCCAGTTGAAACCACCTGTGAAGTAGTACGGCCCTTCTTTTCGACCGTCGTAGAGTTCCTTGGTATCAACGTAACCCTTGCGCACGATGTAGTAATCGGAAACCATAACACCAGCGATTGAGCTCAGGAACACACTGTAGGCTGAAAGGTAGGTCGTAAATTGATTGCtgtccttgagaagctgccAGGGACAGATACACAGGCCAACGACGGCGCAAACGTAGCTTCCACGACGGATATTGACCCAACGAGGGAGGAGAGCAGTCAAGTCAGTGCCTGCTGATATACTATTCGCTGAGATGTTGGTCGCAAGCTGAGCTAGGGCGAAGCATGTAGcaaggaagaagacaccAAAGCGCTCGCCCGAGCTTCCATCGTCAATGAATCTatccagaagatcaagggGGTTCCAGATGGCCTCTTCGTACAGGacggaagaagctgaagagaccATGATGCCGATGAATGAAGTGATGGCGAAACCGAAGGGGATCGTGATCAGCTGGGGCCAGACGGCGTCTCTGGGCTTCTGCGCAAATCGAGAAAAGTCGCTGGCATTGACAATGAGTGCCGCAAAGTTAGAAATAGAAGACATGATGCCCTTGACCATTTCCCAGGCCAAGTCGCTGCCGTGGACCTTGTTACCAGCCTTTACAATGGGGCCAATACCACCTGCACGCGAGATGGTCCAAGCCAGGAAGGTAATTCCAGCCACGGGAACAACGTATGCCTTGACAGTGAAGAGATGTCGGACCTTGTGGACAGGGAACCAGAGCGCTGGAAGCGATACAAGccaaaagatgaagaaggaagcgAAGTGTGCGGTATCGGTGCCCGAGCCGTCGCTGAAAGTGTTGGGAACATTGGCCCATGACTTCCAGATGGCGCGGATCATGAGATAGATACAGTCACCACCAATGTAAGCCTGCACTCCATACCATACACAGGCTGCCATGCGTTAGTAATGAATTCTGATTGTGTTCGGAAGGATAGAGCATACCCATAGCAGCACGGTTCAGTACAGGCCACAAGCTACCCCAGATACCAAAGGAGGTTCTGTTGGCAACAGGGAAGCCAATGTGGTACATAGCACCGAAACGAGCATTGATTGCGACAAAGATACCAGTGATACTGTATCCAATCCAGACACAGAGCCAGGCTTGCCACCATGACAGACCATTGACAatcattgatgatgaaatcATCCaagtgttgatgttgaaagaaTCGGCGATCCAGAAACCAACAAAGTTCCATGGGCCCCATTGTCGGCGTTCCGCCTCGACGGGTTTGAGATCGTGGTTCGTAAGCTGCATAAAAGTTCAGTACAACTCGGTCTCATTCATCGTACTGCATAGTGCACTCCAATGATGGAAAGCTAAAGCTTGCAAGGCCTTCATACCATAAGCTGGGTCTTAGTCAAGCCAGGTTCAGACTCAACGGCGACTTTATCAGCCCAGACCCTAAATCGTGATCTGGTCTCCATGGCTGAGGTGTATGACGAGGTGAGAGGTGGAAGTGTAAGCCAGGAACGGGTATCAAAAAGCTTCGAATGCTTGATCTAGAAGAAACTCAAAAAGCAAGATAGACTTTTTGTATTGTGATAGGTAGACCTTGTCCGAGGTGCTTATGACGTGTAGGTGACACCAAGTAGGGCTGGCAGACTGGGGTTAAATCCAATGACACAAGAAATGATGGAAGAATGTGAGATGGTGGTCTTGCTGAAGGATGAGAGGGGACCAATTGGAACTTCTCCACCGTCTTCTTGTCTTGGAAAGTCTCATCGTATGTAGTGGGTGACaggcagtatttatattttgtGGTTTGAGATGGACATGCCGCGTTGGTTGCGTTAAGGTTGCGTTGACAAGAGGAACTAGAACGACCCCATCTTGGCTCGAGGTTATCAGCGCTCGGCAGCCACTCCCACTATCAGTCTGATCGTCATCCCCAGACCCAGCCGTTGCAGATAACTAGCCGACAAGGAACATACCACGCAAGGACCCTCGCCGGCGGCCACTTTTGCCGTAGTAGGTCAAGCTGAGAAAGGTTATCCTTCCCCGTGTTGGCACCGAGAGGACTTTGCATCTCCGGTCCGTAGTTGCTCGTTGTTTCATGGAGCACACGAGCAATTTGTGACGGTTTGTAGATTCAGATGTCCGGACCTCGAAAAGCAGAAGGATCTGCATGGTAAGACCATCACGCAACGACAAAGTCGAAGCGTTCATAGGTATCCATTCGAATACGATCAACGTGAAATGGTACGTATATTATTCGGCATAGAATAGAACGATGCGGAGAGATGATTCGAGGGACATGGATACGAAAATGGGGCCCGAGAAGCCAAGTCGTGTTTTAGTGGGTGCCCCCACAGAAGACCCTAAATCCATGGAGCAACACTTGGTATGAGTGGTTGTTGAATGTGGTTTTCGGGTAATGTTGACGTATGTAGACGTTGGGAGGATCCCGTTATCGGTTTGTGTAGGAGagatgtacggagtaccaaGGTTGACCTTGAATGTTGGTTTGTTGCGTgacagaaacaaaacatAAGGTAACGTGGAAACAGAGGCTTGCAGTGCAGACGGACGGTACGTACTCCTCTTGAAATTCTGGGCCTACCTTAAGGTACCTTAAGAAGATGCTCTGCAGAAAAATGCAACTGCAGGCAGGGCCGCCGCTATCAGCACCATGTGAGCAGGAGCCAACCCATCGGAGGGTAGTGTACCCCAGGCGGCGGATATAAACGAAGAAATATCATTGGACAAATCGGTTTCCTTATCACCGCAAAGATGCGTCTAAGATACGGGTACCGTACCGCCTTTCCCAAACCGAGTTAGTCTGGAACTGCAGAACAATTCTGTTactcgatctcatcgagtCAACCGTCtcttttatagtaaaattGCCCAGGCCTGCAGTTATCTGCCCTATCAGGACTATcttgaacttcttcaacGTAGTAGTCACTGAAATGCGATCTTGTTGTCAACAGCTTAGGTCATTTCGGGTTTCAACCGAAGCTCTATTGC contains:
- a CDS encoding hypothetical protein (EggNog:ENOG41), which codes for METRSRFRVWADKVAVESEPGLTKTQLMLTNHDLKPVEAERRQWGPWNFVGFWIADSFNINTWMISSSMIVNGLSWWQAWLCVWIGYSITGIFVAINARFGAMYHIGFPVANRTSFGIWGSLWPVLNRAAMACVWYGVQAYIGGDCIYLMIRAIWKSWANVPNTFSDGSGTDTAHFASFFIFWLVSLPALWFPVHKVRHLFTVKAYVVPVAGITFLAWTISRAGGIGPIVKAGNKVHGSDLAWEMVKGIMSSISNFAALIVNASDFSRFAQKPRDAVWPQLITIPFGFAITSFIGIMVSSASSVLYEEAIWNPLDLLDRFIDDGSSGERFGVFFLATCFALAQLATNISANSISAGTDLTALLPRWVNIRRGSYVCAVVGLCICPWQLLKDSNQFTTYLSAYSVFLSSIAGVMVSDYYIVRKGYVDTKELYDGRKEGPYYFTGGFNWRGYLAYIAGIVINVVGFADAVGAKNVPQGAIYIYQLNYFCGFIVASAMYWALCRISPVPATSDRWMEVGDEIDDIRVAYNSRTPSYDEEIAGSEAPKAADETKHF